From a region of the uncultured Draconibacterium sp. genome:
- a CDS encoding DUF2461 domain-containing protein has product MEKVLGFLKQLAENNNREWFNDNRKWYEESREKLLFLTDVLINEIGEFDPAVRGLQPKDCIFRIFRDVRFSKDKRPYKTNFGSFICKGGRKSMNPGYYFHIEPGGCFVAGGVYMPPAPVLKSIRNYLADRAEEFLEITSEPDFKKQFPEMYEDKLKLAPKGFPKDHEHIDLLKYKSYIYSKPLEESVVTSDNYIKEVVKLYEQLYPVNVFLYEALAD; this is encoded by the coding sequence ATGGAGAAAGTTCTTGGATTTTTGAAGCAGTTGGCTGAAAACAACAATCGCGAGTGGTTTAACGATAACCGAAAATGGTACGAAGAAAGCAGAGAAAAGCTACTATTTCTTACCGATGTGCTGATTAATGAAATTGGCGAATTCGATCCGGCAGTGCGTGGATTACAACCCAAAGATTGTATTTTTAGGATCTTCCGTGATGTTCGGTTTTCAAAAGATAAACGCCCATACAAAACCAATTTTGGCAGTTTTATTTGTAAAGGTGGCCGCAAAAGCATGAATCCGGGTTATTATTTTCATATCGAGCCCGGTGGTTGTTTTGTTGCCGGAGGAGTATATATGCCACCGGCACCGGTGTTAAAATCGATAAGGAATTATCTGGCCGACCGTGCCGAAGAATTTCTGGAAATTACCAGTGAACCTGATTTTAAAAAACAATTCCCGGAAATGTATGAAGATAAATTAAAGCTGGCGCCAAAGGGTTTTCCGAAAGATCATGAGCACATTGATTTGCTGAAATACAAATCGTATATCTATTCAAAACCATTGGAAGAGAGCGTTGTAACCAGTGATAACTACATTAAAGAAGTGGTGAAGCTTTACGAACAGCTTTATCCGGTAAATGTTTTTTTATACGAAGCCTTGGCTGATTAG
- a CDS encoding 2-C-methyl-D-erythritol 4-phosphate cytidylyltransferase, which translates to MLKKFALIVAGGSGNRMGATVPKQFLEIEEKPVLMYTFEAFLRFDPDIEFVLVLPETQVEHWKKLCEKHAFKTNYKLAFGGENRFQSVKNGLAQIDDNGIVFIHDGVRPLVARETIEHCFSEAKKSGNALPVVPPSESIRYSDEQGNKAVDRSKYFLVQTPQTFDVQSIKEAYQKAQHENFTDDASVLENAGHKIHLVNGNRENIKITWPQDLIIAKTFLFPQ; encoded by the coding sequence ATGCTAAAAAAGTTTGCTTTAATTGTTGCAGGTGGCAGCGGAAACCGAATGGGGGCTACCGTTCCAAAACAATTTCTTGAAATTGAGGAGAAGCCTGTTTTAATGTACACTTTTGAAGCCTTTTTACGTTTTGACCCTGACATTGAATTTGTGCTCGTTTTACCCGAAACACAGGTTGAACACTGGAAGAAACTTTGCGAAAAACACGCGTTTAAAACAAATTACAAACTTGCTTTTGGCGGCGAAAACCGTTTTCAATCCGTAAAAAACGGGCTCGCACAAATTGATGATAACGGCATTGTTTTTATACACGATGGCGTTCGGCCGCTGGTAGCCAGGGAAACTATTGAACACTGTTTTTCGGAAGCTAAAAAATCGGGCAACGCCTTGCCGGTAGTTCCTCCTTCGGAATCGATTCGTTATTCCGATGAACAAGGCAATAAAGCTGTCGACCGAAGTAAATACTTTCTGGTACAAACACCGCAAACTTTTGATGTACAATCAATAAAAGAAGCTTACCAAAAAGCTCAGCACGAAAATTTTACCGACGATGCTTCTGTTCTTGAAAATGCCGGACATAAAATTCATCTTGTTAATGGCAATCGCGAAAACATAAAAATTACCTGGCCTCAGGATCTTATCATCGCCAAAACCTTTCTTTTTCCACAATAG
- a CDS encoding TetR/AcrR family transcriptional regulator, producing the protein MEEKKKYIIENVGHLYFKKGIRAVTMDTVAAEFSISKKTLYQYFTDKEDLVNQVIEFFMDESGKTFKELDDKNAIDSILLIRKHVAFILKFYNNGIEKDLKKYYPKLYKKINEVKRERIFTNTIDNLKQGMAQGMYRTDLDPYLIAKLQVGRMLYTMNPDYGIFKEYEVNSLAFFDSMMDYHMNAICNEKGIKYYKKQLNKVQYEETN; encoded by the coding sequence GTGGAAGAAAAGAAAAAATATATTATTGAAAACGTAGGCCATCTTTATTTTAAGAAAGGTATACGTGCGGTTACCATGGACACCGTGGCAGCCGAATTCAGCATCTCAAAAAAAACGCTTTACCAATATTTTACCGATAAAGAAGACCTCGTCAATCAGGTTATCGAGTTCTTTATGGATGAAAGTGGTAAAACATTTAAGGAATTGGATGATAAAAATGCCATCGATAGTATTCTTCTCATTCGCAAGCATGTAGCATTTATTTTAAAATTCTATAATAATGGCATTGAGAAGGATCTTAAAAAGTATTATCCCAAACTATATAAAAAGATAAATGAGGTAAAACGCGAACGAATATTTACCAATACCATCGACAACCTGAAACAAGGAATGGCGCAGGGCATGTATCGTACCGATCTTGATCCTTATCTGATTGCCAAACTGCAAGTTGGCAGGATGTTGTACACAATGAATCCGGACTATGGAATTTTTAAAGAATACGAAGTAAACTCGCTCGCATTTTTCGACAGCATGATGGACTACCACATGAATGCCATTTGCAACGAGAAAGGAATAAAATATTATAAAAAACAGCTAAACAAAGTTCAGTATGAAGAAACAAATTAA
- a CDS encoding TolC family protein: protein MKKQIKQLILFLLLSVVGLSLKAQEEENTRFSLDQATQYAMQNSYVLFNTKQDVTIAQKQVWETITTGLPQVSGTANYSMFLNLPVSLLPGEFFGEDPGTYIPVKFGQDYSADFGFSVSQKIFDGAWIVGVSSAELYLNLAKQANEKTEIDIRNAVAQAYYTVLISERYRVVMLENLKNTTDLYEETKVYYENGFREQQDVDQLRILQKNAENEVLRSERELKIAKTVLKYTMGYIINQEIELTDEIDVFVSPLVQEMNTIDLDLINHIDYRLAQSNFEVSEKLFRLEKVAYLPKFDAFYSYTKTSYGNKANLLQEAWFPSSLIGFQASIPIFNSGNKRAKVQMARIELDKAQNDIRYAEITLQKDYLTASAQMETAREQFINTRENLDLAQSILDKTHIKFNNGMVSSAELSQQESQYITTWQQLVTSTLSLLQADLNLKKAAGAL, encoded by the coding sequence ATGAAGAAACAAATTAAACAATTAATCTTGTTTTTACTTTTGTCAGTTGTGGGACTATCGCTGAAAGCTCAGGAAGAAGAAAACACCCGGTTTTCGCTCGATCAGGCCACACAATATGCCATGCAAAACTCGTATGTTTTGTTTAATACGAAACAAGATGTAACCATTGCTCAGAAACAAGTTTGGGAAACAATTACAACCGGATTGCCGCAAGTATCAGGAACAGCTAATTACAGCATGTTTCTGAATCTTCCAGTTTCGCTTCTTCCGGGAGAATTTTTTGGAGAAGATCCGGGCACCTACATACCGGTAAAATTTGGACAGGATTATAGTGCCGATTTCGGATTCAGTGTATCGCAAAAAATCTTCGATGGTGCGTGGATTGTTGGAGTTAGCTCGGCCGAACTGTATTTAAACCTGGCCAAACAAGCCAACGAAAAGACTGAGATTGATATTCGGAATGCTGTAGCACAAGCCTACTATACCGTATTAATCAGCGAACGCTACCGCGTGGTTATGCTCGAGAATCTTAAAAACACCACTGATTTGTACGAAGAAACAAAGGTTTACTACGAAAATGGATTTCGCGAGCAGCAGGATGTTGACCAGTTGAGGATATTGCAGAAAAATGCGGAAAACGAGGTACTTCGCTCGGAAAGAGAACTGAAAATTGCCAAAACAGTTTTGAAATACACCATGGGTTACATCATCAATCAGGAGATTGAACTTACCGATGAAATCGATGTTTTTGTTTCGCCATTGGTGCAGGAGATGAACACCATTGACCTGGATTTGATCAATCATATCGATTATCGTCTGGCCCAGTCGAATTTTGAAGTTTCTGAGAAATTATTCCGATTGGAAAAGGTAGCTTATTTACCTAAGTTTGATGCATTTTACAGCTACACCAAAACATCATACGGTAATAAAGCCAACCTGCTTCAGGAAGCGTGGTTCCCATCGTCGCTGATTGGATTTCAGGCTTCCATTCCGATTTTCAATTCAGGTAACAAACGTGCGAAGGTACAAATGGCTCGTATCGAACTCGACAAAGCTCAAAACGATATTCGCTACGCCGAGATCACACTTCAGAAAGATTATTTAACGGCATCGGCACAAATGGAAACCGCGCGCGAACAGTTTATTAACACACGCGAAAACCTCGATCTGGCACAAAGTATTTTGGATAAAACCCATATTAAATTCAATAATGGAATGGTAAGTAGTGCTGAACTATCGCAACAGGAAAGCCAGTACATAACCACCTGGCAACAATTGGTAACTTCAACCCTGTCGTTACTGCAAGCCGATCTAAATCTTAAAAAAGCTGCCGGCGCATTATAA
- a CDS encoding efflux RND transporter periplasmic adaptor subunit: MKRATQNLPHRNKFKSEFHELPLKIKGIKRMKKILFIVTTALIVSACGNTNIPDEAAKRKQLQELKQQVHSLEQQIHTIETELAANETEELVNIKTTLLENQKFEHFIEVNGKVEAEQDVDVSPESAGIIKEVLVTEGQQVRKGQIMARLNTDVLERSIEELQVQLDLAVTNYERQTNLWDQNIGSEMEYLQAKNNKESLEKRIKSLKTQIEMTEVKSPINGIVDIVYQEKGNIGSPQSPFAKVINTSNIKIYGDISESHITKVHKGDNVEIRFPALDKTVDAKINQIGNTIDPNNRTFRVRINIGNESNQIKPNLVSVLSMRDYVNNSAIVVPSLYVKQDFKGHYLYIVEKADGKNVAKKVYVTPGISNNNMTEISEGLTAGTQIISEGYNQVVNGTAVKIN; this comes from the coding sequence ATGAAACGAGCAACACAAAATTTGCCACATAGGAATAAGTTTAAAAGCGAGTTCCATGAGTTACCTCTGAAAATAAAAGGTATTAAACGAATGAAAAAGATCTTATTCATAGTAACAACCGCACTTATAGTTTCCGCATGCGGAAATACCAACATTCCCGACGAAGCCGCTAAACGAAAGCAATTGCAAGAACTTAAGCAACAGGTTCACTCGCTGGAACAACAAATTCATACAATTGAAACCGAACTTGCTGCAAACGAAACAGAAGAGTTGGTAAATATAAAAACCACCCTTTTGGAGAACCAAAAGTTTGAGCACTTTATTGAGGTAAACGGTAAAGTTGAAGCCGAGCAGGATGTTGATGTAAGCCCTGAATCGGCAGGTATTATTAAAGAAGTTTTGGTAACTGAAGGACAGCAGGTAAGAAAAGGCCAGATTATGGCCCGCCTGAATACCGACGTATTGGAACGTTCAATAGAAGAGTTGCAGGTACAACTGGATTTGGCCGTAACAAATTATGAGCGCCAAACAAATCTGTGGGATCAGAATATCGGTTCTGAAATGGAGTATCTGCAAGCCAAAAACAATAAAGAAAGTCTGGAGAAAAGGATCAAAAGCCTGAAAACCCAAATTGAAATGACCGAAGTTAAATCGCCTATCAACGGGATAGTCGATATCGTATATCAGGAGAAAGGGAACATTGGAAGTCCGCAGTCTCCTTTTGCCAAGGTTATTAATACCAGTAACATTAAAATTTATGGCGACATTTCCGAGTCGCACATTACCAAAGTTCACAAAGGTGACAATGTTGAAATTCGTTTCCCGGCTCTGGACAAAACCGTTGATGCAAAAATTAACCAAATTGGTAATACTATCGATCCGAATAACCGCACGTTCCGCGTTCGTATTAATATTGGTAACGAATCGAACCAGATAAAACCAAACCTGGTTTCGGTTCTGTCAATGCGCGATTACGTAAACAATTCAGCCATTGTAGTGCCTTCGCTTTACGTTAAGCAAGATTTTAAAGGACACTACCTGTATATTGTTGAAAAGGCTGACGGGAAAAATGTAGCTAAAAAAGTATACGTAACACCGGGGATTAGCAATAACAATATGACTGAAATTAGTGAAGGCCTGACAGCCGGAACACAGATTATTTCCGAAGGTTACAATCAGGTTGTTAACGGAACCGCTGTTAAGATCAATTAA
- a CDS encoding efflux RND transporter permease subunit produces the protein MEKETEKHKSEITRKFQPTFLALKNKTTVYIFTALLVLFGIFSYQQMPREAMPEIVVPYIFIQTLYPGNSPVDIENLCTRPIEKELKGLKGVKEVTSASYQDVSTIIVEFNTNVTIKQALQDTKDRVDQAKSELPGDLPNDPYVTDFDLSEYPIMNVNVSGEYNMRDLKKYAEIMQDEFEGFKEISEANIRGIEEREIQINIDPYKLDAVGLTFEDVAFAIQLENISMGAGQFTADQTRRTIRTDANYTSIDQIANTIIKVNMGKPVYIRDVATVVDGYKEQATIARLNDQPVITLSVTKKSGENILAASQNVINAIDQLKARGQIPKDLDVVVTDDMTVYIEDTISNLENSIILGMILVTFILFLFLGFRNALFAGLAIPLSMFLSFVILQQSGITLNSMVLYGLILALGMLVDNAIVVVENVYRLLSEGNPLQKATKQGVSEIAFPIISSTLTTLAAFFPLLAWEGIIGEFMKILPQTLIVVLASSLFVALIINPAFISSFMKVDDINRKANVKKVLRNAAIFAGISVLFYVAKIFLLGNLLATVALLMVTNLFVLRPVARWFQTKFLVWLENMYTKQLRHALNGPWPYIYFGGTTLLLIFSIYFYFFVSNPKVVTFPSTDPTTIFVTTELPLGTSIERTDEVSREVENIIKETIKPVNHIVKSVTTNVGVGMSGGMFSNNEESPNKSLTSVSFVEYKLRDGINTAIVMQDIAKNLDGFVGAKIFVEKDDQGPPTGDPVSIDVSGDEFDQLIHITDNFMRIIEEDNIPGIDELQLNINTNQPEMLIQVDREQARLYELSTQQIAMAFRNSIYGYEASQFKDGEDEYDIFVRLDEKYRNDVSTLMNQKIPVNDSKIPISSVASFKYSTSYDKISRIDHKRVISITSGVMEGYNANEINTRIEQLLEDYDMPEGYTYEFSGEQKEQAESMEFLVYALIIAVAMIMIIMVTQFNSFIRPAIIIATVLFSTIGVFLGLGIFQMEFVVIMTGIGIISLAGIVVNNGIVLIDYIDLTRQRKRKELGYSEKAFLPKQVQIDALVEAGRTRLRPVLLTAITTVLGLLPLAVGLNFNFFTLYSRFDPQISVGGESVAFWGPMSWTVIFGLTFATFLTLLLSPVMYMITIRINYSIKKWTGNLPEDNMPKKPEVPE, from the coding sequence ATGGAGAAAGAAACAGAAAAACATAAATCTGAAATAACGCGCAAGTTTCAACCCACGTTTCTTGCACTAAAGAATAAAACCACGGTGTATATTTTTACGGCTCTGCTGGTTTTATTCGGAATCTTCTCGTATCAGCAAATGCCTCGCGAAGCAATGCCCGAGATTGTTGTTCCGTATATTTTTATTCAAACACTATATCCCGGAAACTCGCCGGTTGATATTGAAAACCTGTGTACCCGCCCCATTGAAAAAGAATTGAAAGGGCTGAAAGGCGTGAAAGAAGTAACGTCGGCATCGTACCAGGATGTAAGTACCATTATTGTTGAGTTTAACACTAATGTTACCATAAAACAGGCGCTTCAGGATACCAAAGACCGTGTTGACCAGGCAAAGTCAGAATTACCGGGAGACTTGCCCAACGATCCGTATGTAACCGATTTCGATCTTTCGGAATATCCGATTATGAATGTAAACGTTTCAGGCGAATACAACATGCGCGATCTGAAAAAGTATGCAGAAATAATGCAGGACGAATTTGAAGGCTTCAAGGAAATATCGGAAGCCAACATTCGGGGTATTGAAGAACGCGAAATTCAGATTAACATCGATCCATATAAACTCGATGCTGTTGGGCTAACTTTTGAAGATGTGGCTTTCGCCATTCAGTTGGAAAACATCAGCATGGGAGCCGGTCAGTTTACTGCCGACCAAACCCGCCGTACCATTCGTACCGATGCCAACTACACCAGTATAGATCAAATTGCCAATACCATTATTAAGGTAAACATGGGCAAACCGGTCTATATCCGCGACGTGGCAACCGTAGTTGACGGCTATAAAGAACAAGCAACGATTGCCCGCCTGAACGACCAACCGGTAATTACCTTGTCGGTTACCAAAAAATCGGGAGAGAACATCCTTGCTGCTTCTCAAAATGTTATTAATGCAATTGACCAGCTAAAAGCACGTGGCCAAATTCCCAAAGACCTTGATGTAGTTGTTACCGACGACATGACCGTCTACATTGAAGATACCATTTCGAACCTCGAAAACAGTATTATTCTGGGAATGATTCTGGTAACCTTTATACTATTCCTGTTCCTGGGGTTCCGTAACGCACTTTTTGCCGGTTTGGCCATTCCACTGTCGATGTTCCTGTCGTTTGTTATTCTGCAGCAAAGCGGAATTACCTTAAACTCCATGGTGCTTTACGGACTGATACTCGCACTGGGTATGTTGGTAGACAATGCCATTGTTGTGGTTGAAAATGTGTACCGCCTCTTAAGCGAGGGAAATCCCTTACAAAAAGCCACCAAACAAGGGGTAAGCGAAATTGCCTTCCCCATTATTTCTTCAACATTAACAACACTTGCCGCTTTCTTCCCGCTACTGGCGTGGGAAGGCATTATTGGCGAGTTTATGAAAATATTACCGCAAACATTAATCGTGGTGCTTGCCTCATCCCTGTTTGTGGCACTTATAATTAATCCGGCGTTTATTTCATCCTTTATGAAAGTGGATGATATAAACCGTAAAGCCAATGTGAAAAAAGTGTTGCGAAATGCTGCAATATTTGCCGGTATCTCCGTCTTGTTTTACGTGGCCAAAATTTTCTTATTGGGAAATCTTTTGGCAACCGTAGCCCTTTTAATGGTAACCAATTTATTTGTATTAAGACCGGTGGCACGCTGGTTTCAAACTAAATTTCTGGTTTGGCTTGAGAACATGTATACCAAACAATTGAGGCATGCATTAAACGGACCATGGCCTTACATTTACTTTGGCGGAACTACTTTATTACTAATATTCTCTATCTATTTTTATTTCTTCGTAAGCAATCCCAAAGTGGTTACCTTTCCGAGTACCGATCCAACAACCATTTTTGTTACCACTGAATTGCCGCTGGGAACTTCGATTGAAAGAACCGATGAAGTTTCGCGCGAGGTGGAAAATATTATAAAAGAAACCATTAAACCGGTTAATCATATTGTGAAATCGGTTACTACCAATGTTGGTGTTGGTATGAGTGGTGGCATGTTCTCGAATAATGAGGAAAGCCCGAATAAATCGCTTACTTCGGTTTCGTTTGTTGAATATAAACTGCGCGATGGCATCAACACAGCGATTGTTATGCAGGATATTGCCAAAAACCTTGACGGCTTTGTTGGTGCAAAAATTTTCGTAGAAAAGGATGATCAGGGGCCGCCAACCGGAGATCCGGTTAGTATTGATGTATCAGGCGATGAGTTCGATCAGCTTATCCATATCACCGACAATTTTATGCGAATAATTGAAGAAGACAATATTCCGGGAATTGACGAATTGCAACTCAATATCAATACCAACCAACCGGAAATGCTTATTCAGGTTGATCGCGAACAAGCACGATTATACGAACTCTCAACGCAGCAAATTGCGATGGCATTCCGTAACTCAATTTACGGTTACGAAGCCAGCCAGTTTAAAGATGGCGAAGATGAATACGATATTTTTGTTCGATTGGATGAAAAATACCGTAACGATGTTTCTACTTTAATGAACCAGAAAATTCCGGTTAACGATAGTAAAATTCCTATTTCATCAGTAGCATCGTTTAAATATTCAACCTCGTACGATAAAATCAGCCGGATTGACCACAAACGCGTTATTTCCATTACATCGGGGGTTATGGAAGGCTACAATGCCAACGAAATCAATACGCGCATTGAGCAGTTACTTGAAGATTATGATATGCCGGAAGGTTACACCTACGAGTTTTCAGGCGAACAAAAAGAACAGGCCGAAAGCATGGAATTTTTAGTGTACGCACTGATTATTGCCGTAGCCATGATCATGATTATTATGGTTACACAGTTTAACTCCTTTATCCGCCCGGCAATTATTATTGCCACCGTTTTGTTCAGCACCATTGGTGTATTCCTTGGATTGGGAATCTTTCAGATGGAGTTTGTTGTAATTATGACCGGTATTGGAATCATCTCGCTGGCAGGAATTGTGGTAAACAATGGTATTGTACTAATCGACTACATTGACCTGACCCGACAACGCAAACGTAAAGAACTTGGCTATTCAGAAAAAGCTTTCTTGCCAAAACAGGTTCAGATTGATGCACTGGTAGAAGCCGGAAGAACACGTTTACGCCCTGTACTGCTAACAGCAATTACTACAGTGTTAGGTTTGCTGCCACTTGCCGTTGGCTTAAACTTTAACTTCTTTACGCTGTACTCGCGCTTCGATCCGCAGATATCGGTTGGCGGAGAAAGTGTAGCGTTCTGGGGGCCAATGTCGTGGACTGTAATATTTGGTCTTACCTTTGCCACTTTCTTAACCCTGTTGCTTTCTCCGGTGATGTATATGATTACCATCCGGATTAATTACAGTATAAAAAAATGGACCGGTAATTTGCCGGAAGACAATATGCCGAAAAAACCAGAAGTACCGGAATAA
- a CDS encoding mannose-1-phosphate guanylyltransferase gives MANNFCVIMAGGVGSRFWPLSRTARPKQFLDILGTGKTFIQQAYERFQEIVPKENFLVVTNALYKDLVKSQLPELKDEQILLEPLRRNTAPCLAYAANKIALIDPDANIIVTPSDHFILKEEEFKKQIRNGLEFVAEKPALLTLGIKPNRPETGYGYIQVKRKKEFNDLDNLYKVKTFTEKPNEEMAKIFIESGEFYWNSGIFIASLSTMLESLQQHLTEIALKFEHGRSKMNTSSEEPFIRKTYSECQAISIDYGIMEKAKNVYVLTADFGWSDLGTWSSLYENKEKDEEGNVIRADNVMLYDTENCIVDISKNKMAVIQGLDGFIIAERNDTLMICRRDDEDQIKKFVTDVRIQKGDSLV, from the coding sequence ATGGCTAACAATTTTTGTGTGATAATGGCAGGTGGTGTAGGAAGTCGATTTTGGCCACTTAGCCGTACAGCACGTCCAAAGCAGTTTTTAGATATTTTAGGAACAGGCAAAACTTTTATTCAACAAGCATACGAGCGGTTCCAGGAGATCGTACCCAAAGAAAATTTCCTTGTTGTTACAAATGCATTATATAAAGATCTTGTAAAATCGCAGCTACCGGAGCTTAAGGATGAGCAGATTTTACTTGAACCTTTGCGAAGGAATACCGCCCCGTGTTTGGCTTATGCAGCGAATAAAATTGCATTAATCGATCCGGACGCCAACATCATAGTAACACCGTCAGATCATTTTATCTTGAAAGAGGAGGAGTTTAAAAAGCAAATCCGAAACGGTTTGGAGTTCGTAGCAGAAAAGCCGGCTCTACTAACATTGGGCATTAAGCCGAACCGCCCCGAAACGGGTTATGGATATATTCAGGTAAAACGGAAAAAGGAGTTTAACGATCTGGACAACCTGTATAAGGTAAAAACCTTTACGGAAAAGCCGAATGAAGAAATGGCGAAGATTTTTATCGAAAGTGGAGAGTTTTACTGGAATTCGGGAATTTTTATTGCCTCGCTGTCTACCATGCTTGAGTCGCTACAGCAGCATCTTACCGAAATAGCGCTAAAATTTGAACATGGTCGCAGCAAAATGAATACCTCGAGCGAGGAACCTTTTATACGGAAAACCTACTCCGAGTGTCAGGCCATATCAATTGATTATGGTATTATGGAGAAGGCAAAAAATGTGTATGTGTTAACAGCCGATTTTGGATGGAGCGACCTTGGAACCTGGAGTTCGTTGTACGAAAACAAAGAAAAAGATGAAGAGGGCAATGTAATAAGAGCCGATAATGTGATGTTGTATGATACCGAAAACTGCATTGTCGATATTTCGAAAAACAAAATGGCTGTAATTCAGGGCCTCGATGGTTTTATCATTGCCGAACGAAACGATACTTTAATGATTTGCCGGCGCGACGATGAAGATCAGATAAAGAAGTTTGTTACTGACGTTCGGATTCAGAAAGGCGATTCGCTGGTGTAA
- a CDS encoding ABC transporter permease, with translation MGFFFHIGRYFTMLKRVFARPEKHKLYIRQLFHEIDNLGVNSVGIVIIISIFIGGIMTIQFAYSMANPLYPVELVGLGTRDTLLLEFSSTMLALIMAGKVGSNITSEIGTMRVTEQIDSLEIMGINSASYLILPKIIAVVFVFPFLYIISVFFGLLGGMLTGPVAGVISIPDYISGIQWLFYPYYITFSLIKSLFFGFLVASVPAYFGYYVQGGALEVGKASTKAVVNTNILILFFDLILTRLLLT, from the coding sequence ATGGGGTTTTTCTTTCATATAGGCCGATATTTTACGATGCTGAAACGGGTTTTTGCACGACCCGAGAAACACAAGCTATATATCAGGCAACTGTTTCACGAGATCGATAATCTGGGCGTAAACTCGGTGGGAATCGTAATTATCATTTCGATTTTTATTGGCGGAATTATGACCATCCAGTTCGCCTATAGTATGGCAAATCCACTTTACCCTGTTGAATTGGTAGGTTTGGGTACACGCGATACACTTTTGCTAGAATTCTCATCAACCATGCTGGCGTTGATTATGGCCGGAAAAGTGGGCTCAAATATTACGTCCGAAATAGGCACCATGCGTGTTACAGAACAAATTGACTCACTGGAAATTATGGGTATCAACTCGGCAAGCTACCTTATTCTTCCTAAGATAATTGCAGTCGTTTTTGTCTTCCCGTTTCTATATATCATCAGTGTATTTTTTGGTTTGCTGGGCGGTATGCTTACCGGGCCAGTTGCGGGAGTAATATCTATTCCGGATTATATTTCCGGCATCCAGTGGCTGTTTTACCCCTATTACATTACTTTCTCGTTAATAAAATCGCTGTTTTTTGGATTTCTGGTGGCGTCGGTGCCGGCGTATTTTGGTTATTACGTTCAGGGCGGCGCACTCGAAGTAGGTAAAGCCAGTACAAAAGCTGTGGTAAATACCAATATTCTTATTTTGTTTTTCGATTTAATTTTAACCCGCCTGCTTTTAACATGA
- a CDS encoding ATP-binding cassette domain-containing protein has product MITLKNIVKTFDGNTVLKSISTVFEQGKTNLIIGRSGSGKTVLLKSTLGLFEVDSGEIWYNDRNFTLMNQKERKVMRREVGMVFQGGALFDSISVEGNVRFPLDMFSKMSTAEKQKRVDFCLDHVNIDKQAFNLSPSEISGGMQKRVAIARAIALNPKYLFCDEPNSGLDPETATVIDQLIQTLTKEFQMTTIINTHDMNSVIEIGESVLFISHGQKEWEGTKNEILDSGNQKLDDFIFANKLYAQMKKGQ; this is encoded by the coding sequence ATGATAACACTTAAAAACATAGTAAAAACCTTTGATGGGAATACGGTTCTGAAAAGCATTTCAACCGTATTTGAGCAGGGAAAAACCAACCTGATTATTGGCCGAAGCGGCTCGGGGAAAACGGTTTTGCTAAAATCCACACTTGGGCTTTTTGAGGTTGACAGTGGAGAGATCTGGTACAACGACCGCAATTTCACCCTGATGAATCAAAAGGAACGAAAAGTTATGCGCCGCGAAGTGGGAATGGTTTTTCAGGGCGGTGCTTTGTTTGATAGTATTTCAGTGGAAGGCAACGTTCGTTTCCCACTTGATATGTTTTCCAAAATGAGTACGGCAGAGAAACAAAAACGTGTTGATTTTTGCCTCGACCACGTAAACATTGATAAACAGGCCTTTAATCTTTCTCCCAGCGAAATTAGTGGTGGTATGCAAAAACGTGTAGCCATTGCGCGTGCTATTGCGCTGAATCCTAAATACCTGTTTTGCGACGAACCCAACTCGGGCCTCGACCCCGAAACAGCAACGGTTATCGATCAACTCATTCAAACACTTACCAAAGAATTTCAGATGACCACCATTATTAATACTCACGATATGAACTCGGTAATAGAAATTGGCGAGTCGGTGCTGTTTATTTCGCATGGCCAAAAAGAATGGGAAGGCACCAAAAACGAAATCCTGGATTCGGGTAACCAAAAACTGGATGATTTTATTTTTGCCAATAAACTTTATGCGCAAATGAAGAAGGGGCAGTAG